In Raphanus sativus cultivar WK10039 chromosome 5, ASM80110v3, whole genome shotgun sequence, the following proteins share a genomic window:
- the LOC108805094 gene encoding 26S proteasome regulatory subunit 7 homolog A: MSRDIEDEIRDEKNPRPLDEDDIALLKTYGLGPYSAPIKKVEKEIKDLAKRINDLCGIKESDTGLAPPSQWDLVSDKQMMQEEQPLQVARCTKIISPNTEDAKYVINVKQIAKFVVGLGDKVSPTDIEEGMRVGVDRNKYQIQIPLPPKIDPSVTMMTVEEKPDVTYNDVGGCKEQIEKMREVVELPMLHPEKFVKLGIDPPKGVLCYGPPGTGKTLLARAVANRTDACFIRVIGSELVQKYVGEGARMVRELFQMARSKKACIVFFDEVDAIGGARFDDGVGGDNEVQRTMLEIVNQLDGFDARGNIKVLMATNRPDTLDPALLRPGRLDRKVEFGLPDLESRTQIFKIHTRTMNCERDIRFELLARLCPNSTGADIRSVCTEAGMYAIRARRKTVTEKDFLDAVNKVIKGYQKFSATPKYMVYN, translated from the exons ATGTCGAGAGATATCGAGGATGAGATCAGAGACGAGAAGAATCCTCGCCCACTTGACGAAGATGATATCGCTCTCCTCAAGACTTAT GGGTTAGGGCCATACTCTGCACCGATAAAGAAAGTGGAGAAAGAAATCAAGGACCTTGCCAAGAGGATCAACGATCTCTGTG GTATCAAGGAGTCTGATACTGGTTTAGCTCCTCCCAGTCAATGGGATCTCGTCTCTGATAAACAGATGATGCAAGAGGAGCAACCTCTCCAG GTTGCTAGATGCACAAAGATTATTAGTCCAAACACTGAAGACGCCAAGTACGTCATTAATGTCAAACAGATTGCTAAG TTTGTCGTTGGCCTTGGAGACAAAGTTTCTCCTACTGATATTGAAGAAGGCATGCGAGTGGG AGTTGATAGGAATAAGTACCAGATACAGATTCCTCTACCTCCCAAAATCGATCCTAGTGTCACCATGATGACTGTTGAAGAGAAACCTGATGTTACTTACAATGATGTTGGTGGCTGCAAGGAGCAGATTGAGAAGATGCGAGAG GTCGTTGAACTGCCAATGCTTCACCCAGAGAAGTTTGTGAAACTTGGAATAGATCCTCCCAAGGGAGTTCTCTGCTACGGTCCTCCTGGTACCGGTAAAACCCTTTTGGCTAGAGCTGTTGCCAACAGAACCGATGCTTGCTTTATCAGAGTCATCGGCAGTGAGCTTGTTCAGAAGTATGTGGGTGAAGGAGCTAGGATGGTTCGTGAACTGTTTCAG ATGGCACGGTCCAAAAAAGCTTGCATTGTGTTCTTCGATGAAGTTGATGCCATTGGTGGTGCAAGATTTGATGACGGTGTAGGAGGTGACAACGAAGTCCAGCGTACTATGCTTGAGATTGTGAATCAGCTTGATGGGTTTGACGCTCGTGGTAACATCAAAGTTCTTATGGCAACCAACAG GCCTGACACGCTAGACCCTGCTCTTTTACGTCCTGGACGTCTTGACCGTAAGGTTGAGTTTGGTTTGCCTGATCTGGAGAGCAGGACCCAGATCTTCAAGATTCACACAAGAACCATGAACTGCGAGAGAGACATCCGTTTTGAGCTCCTTGCTCGCCTCTGCCCAAACTCAACTG GAGCTGATATCAGAAGTGTGTGCACTGAAGCTGGAATGTATGCAATCAGAGCTAGGAGAAAGACTGTGACTGAGAAAGACTTTTTGGATGCAGTGAACAAAGTCATCAAAGGTTATCAGAAGTTCAGTGCAACCCCCAAGTATATGGTCTACAACTAA